Genomic window (Phragmites australis chromosome 21, lpPhrAust1.1, whole genome shotgun sequence):
GAACCTAAATCGTCcatcaaaattcaaacaaacaCAAACGATGCCAGAGAACTAATTAAATTTAGTCAAGCTTAAGGTATGCTTGCAAGTTATGGTTACTCGAGCGTCTCGTTCGTGGCTTATGTCACTAGGATGACGATGTACATATTTATGCATCGCTACGTATGCACCTGTCACTTGACTTTCTAGAATCCAGGTAATCATGTATTATTGGCGAAGAAGACAGACTCCTTAGTTCCAAAGTTTTGCCCTTGACTTCCTACtcatctcctttttctttctgaaCTGCTATTTGGGAGCACGCTAGATTTCTTTAACCCATGCTGATAACCCATTAATTTTATAAGCAGTACGTCATTAGTCGTAGAATCCGCTTCTCAAAAGTGAACTATTTGCTGTGAAATCCCCGTGTTCCAAATAGAGCTATTGTGTCTGCTACCAGAAAAAGATGAGAATGAGATGCCATATGCTTGTTTAATTGGCACCTGCACGGTTTGACAAAGTAAAGTAGGACGAAGAAGTGTTGGAAAAATGTAGTGCCGTGAAAGGTTTCAACACAACTGGATTGTCTGGAATTTGATCCGCGACAGCATTTTGAATAAGTCCTCTGTCCTGCTACAAGTGCCGTGACAATTTTTAACAAGTCCGAACAATTGTCAACTACCAGATCCACTGGTCCGCTATGTTCACCTTTGACAAATCTTCGAGATTTCATAAGAATTTTGTAGAAAACTGTTTAATTCTTGTAAGAATTATGAAAATTACAAATGAGATATTTACAATATATAAATATCACATAAATTTTGTGAGAATTTAACATGAAACAGCACAATTCTTGTAGGCTTCTCCAaaaatcctcacattccaaagATAGCCTAAGAAGTTGCAGCAAACCATGAATACAAGAGAGAATTAACGATTGGGCCGACAACGTATTGCaatcttaatcaattcaacCAATTATTATAGATGAAAGTGACGTTCAAAACGACAAGAGAAATCAAACGCTTAGGCCCGTTTGATACCCATTTTTCGATTCATATGGGAATTAAAATGTCACCTCACAAACTTATCTACGATGCCTGCGCAGTAGCAAAAAAATCAGAGGCTGCTTATCATGTACTCTTCcaaaggagagagaagaaaatacAAAAGGCGAAGAGAACAAGAAAAGGCCGGCCACTGCACGCAAACTtataaacaaaaggaaaaaaaatcttgaaagaTACAGGTAAATGGACACCAAAATAAATACGGTTCCTTGACCTCTCTCCTTATCCCACTCTGGCGCGGGTGTCCGCGCACCACCAGAGGCGTCGCcgctccagctcctcctcccctcctgcaCCTATGCTAAATAGCACGGTAAAATCGCAAGCTCTGGGTCACTTGGTTGGTAATGCGGCCAATGCGGTGAGCTTCTGTCGGTGAGCTTTCTGGGCCAAAGATCGCAGCTATTTGGTGTGTGATTCTTGGGGATTTGTGGATGCTTTTGAGTTCCGGTGAACTGTGCCTTTGGATTTCGCAATTTGGAACCTTAGGAGTCTGAAAGATTATATTTTGATGTGAGGTTTTCTTGTCATGTTCTTTGATTCTTGGGCGATTTGCAAATATGCGATTTTTATCTTGATTCTTCGGCCTTTCCGTATGTGTTAGAGCTGATAGGCATACAAGTGCCAtctttctctccctttttgggCATGAAAGTGTCAtctttttctctgttttttccGCTCAATTTCTGGCTTTGCTAACTGGTTTGGTTGTGGGTTTCGCTATTTGATTTTGCAGATAGAAGTTGGAAAGAAGAAAGAGTTTAAATGGGGGCGTTCTTGAGCTCCCCCAACAGCAAGAACCAGCCATgggagcacggggaagctctGAGACCAGATTCCTCCAAGAAGCAGCGGCTGTCGTCGATTGCTCCATGTGGCTTCGACCACCCGAGGCTGATCCCCGGGCTGCCGGACGAGATCTCGCTGCAGATCCTCGCGAGGATGCCGAGGATGGGGTACTTGAAGGCCAAGATGGTCTCCCTGAGCTGGAAGGTGGCGATAACCGGCGCGGAGCTGTACCGGCTGAGGAAGGATCTCGGCGTGGACGAAGAATGGCTGTACATACTGATGAAAAAGGAAGATGATCAGAAGCTGGTTTGGCACGCTTTCGATCCAGTTAGCAGCCAATGGCAGAGGCTGCCACTCATGCCTGGGATCAGTCATGGAGGAGAGTGCAAGAGAGGTGTCCCCGGGTTGCTGTTAGGCGATTTGGTGAGTGCCGGAACCAGGATCTCTAATGTTATCAGAGGCTGGCTTGGTCAGAAGGATCTGATAGACAGGATCCCGTTCTGCGGTTGCGCCATTGGCATGGCAGATGGCTGCCTCTATGTCCTGGGTGGACTCTCTAGAGCATCTGCGATGAAATGTGTGTGGAGGTATGACCCCTTTGTTAATTCATGGCTGGAGGTGAGCTCGATGAGCACTGGGCGTGCCTTCTGCAAGACCAGCCTGCTGAACAACAAGTTGTATGTTGTTGGTGGTGTCAGCAAGGGCAAGAACGGCTTAACCCCGCTACAATCTGCAGAAGTATTTGACCCAGCAACAGGGGTTTGGGCAGATGTGCCAAACATGACATTCTCCAAAGTGCAAGCTCTACCGACCGCTTTCTTGGCTGAGCTGCTGAAGCCAATTGCTATAGGAATGACCTCATACAAAGGGAAGTTGTATGTTCCTCAGAGCCTTTATTCTTGGCCATTCTTTGTTGATGTTGGTGGGGAGATCTTTGATCCCGAGACGAATTCATGGGTAGAGATGCCTGCGGGAATGGGCGAGGGTTGGCCTTCAAGGCAGGCTGGGACAAAATTAAGTGCTGTTGTAGATGGGGACTTGTTTGCTTTGGAGCCATCAACTTCTTCTGATAGAGGTAAGATAAAGATTTATGATCCTGAAGAGGATACTTGGAAGGTTGCCATAAGCCAGGTACCTGTTGGGGACTTTGCCGAGTCGGAAAGTCCATACTTACTCGCAGGATTTCTCGGAAAGCTCCATTTGATCATCAAGGATGTGGATAACACGATCAACATTTTGCAAACGGACTCTCTGAAGCAACCAGCCCCTTCAGCTGGCACGACGTGCCAAAACCCAGATGTCTCCTTGGAGCAGGAAACAGATATATGGAAAGCCATTGCGTCGAAGAATTTTGCGGCTGCTGAACTTGTCAGTTGCCAGGTGCTCAGCATATGAGTTTGTAAAATCGTGCTGTTCTGCTTTACTGTGTGGATCATTTTATCCAGTTGTGGAGTAGGTATGTTTCTACCGCACATCTGATGCCAGATACTTGTTGGGGCTTCAACCTTAAAGAACAGTTGATCCACATCGTAATTTAGGTACACGATTAGTGAACTCCAGAAAGTATTTTCTGCCGGCAATGTACATATGTATGTGCAATATGTGTAATTCAATTGTGGAAGCGTTTTCTTCGACTCTGTATATGTATATAAACATCACATAATATTGGAGAGGGTCTTGTTGCTTTGTCCaattccaaaaacaacacaacaGTGCTGAGCCAATCACCAGTGCCATCTGAACCCTGTTCATTGTTGATcctgctgtaaattgtaatattCAGCACTTTTTTCTGGTTTCTTATTggaaaagatatgcaagaaatgcCAACTAGACGGTTCGTACTTATGAGACGTTTCGGTTGTGATGATGCCCTTATCAGACGATTATCTggatttctttttctcctttatCCAGTGGCACATCCCAGAACCTGAAAATGCTCTGCTTTCCTTTCCTTACCAGacaaaaaaaacacaaacatGCTTTGCTTTGATCAGATGATGTTGCTGCTTTGCGTATGTTCTTCTCTTGCATCTGAAGTCAATAACGTACTTGATGCCAGTTTGCCTCATGCATGACACGAGGAATGGCTTGCCTTTTTCTTAGTGCATCTCTGTTCTTGACTTGCTGTCAGTCTTGGATCTATATAAATTCTTGTTTACTTGcttgttctttcttttgttcAACAATCGTGGCGCATAATAGTTTATGCATCAGAATATTTATCAGATGTATGAAGATCAGGTATGATCTCTGGATAATATGTTATGGCATCTTAGGAGTATGAATCGGATCCATGCTGACTTGATGCTTTACACACATTTGCTTCTGTCGCCGGCTAAACTAGAAACCCTTGCGGTCAAAAATGTGAAGCTCTCGAGGACAACCGTTGTAATCTGCAGACTAAAAGGtgcgggtttttttttttttttgactcatGCTGTCACTTTTGCATTGTTGCTATCTGTCAATTGTCAACAATAACAATTGTCAACAATAAC
Coding sequences:
- the LOC133903027 gene encoding F-box/kelch-repeat protein At1g22040-like; translated protein: MGAFLSSPNSKNQPWEHGEALRPDSSKKQRLSSIAPCGFDHPRLIPGLPDEISLQILARMPRMGYLKAKMVSLSWKVAITGAELYRLRKDLGVDEEWLYILMKKEDDQKLVWHAFDPVSSQWQRLPLMPGISHGGECKRGVPGLLLGDLVSAGTRISNVIRGWLGQKDLIDRIPFCGCAIGMADGCLYVLGGLSRASAMKCVWRYDPFVNSWLEVSSMSTGRAFCKTSLLNNKLYVVGGVSKGKNGLTPLQSAEVFDPATGVWADVPNMTFSKVQALPTAFLAELLKPIAIGMTSYKGKLYVPQSLYSWPFFVDVGGEIFDPETNSWVEMPAGMGEGWPSRQAGTKLSAVVDGDLFALEPSTSSDRGKIKIYDPEEDTWKVAISQVPVGDFAESESPYLLAGFLGKLHLIIKDVDNTINILQTDSLKQPAPSAGTTCQNPDVSLEQETDIWKAIASKNFAAAELVSCQVLSI